A single genomic interval of Lathyrus oleraceus cultivar Zhongwan6 chromosome 7, CAAS_Psat_ZW6_1.0, whole genome shotgun sequence harbors:
- the LOC127102396 gene encoding uncharacterized protein LOC127102396: MVHPNIFLKATISIHTKTKVVKDDVKLNEVKDDVQPVVVEIDIGQHFRNEQLFTTREHMLEWARVEVSKLEFGIVIGRSNNGSNRRQAFATMRCERSDMCGVCEHKVIVRDIFWTHSRSIKLFNIFPTILIIDSTYKTNKYRFPLLGIIGVTSMKKTFSVRFAFLESEKEANVTRDL, from the exons ATGGTGCACCCAAATATATTTCTCAAAGCTACAATAAGTATTCATACAAAAACTAAAGTAGTGAAGGATGACGTTAAACTGAATGAAGTGAAGGATGATGTACAACCGGTTGTTGTCGAGATAGATATTGGTCAACATTTTAGAAATGAACAATTGTTTACTACTCGTGAACATATGCTTGAATGGGCCCGCGTGGAGGTCAGTAAATTAGAGTTTGGCATTGTAATCGGAAGGTCTAACAATGGTTCAAATAGAAGGCAGGCATTTGCAACCATGAGATGCGAGAGAAGTGACAT GTGTGGAGTTTGTGAGCATAAAGTCATTGTCCGTGACATATTTTGGACTCATTCCAGAAGTATCAAGTTATTCAACATATTTCCCACTATCCTCATAATTGATTCAACTTATAAGACCAACAAGTATAGGTTTCCGCTTCTGGGAATTATTGGTGTTACTTCTATGAAGAAGACTTTTTCAGTGAGATTTGCATTTTTGGAATCCGAAAAAGAGGCCAACGTTACAAGGGACTTGTAA